One window of Sinorhizobium fredii NGR234 genomic DNA carries:
- the xerD gene encoding site-specific tyrosine recombinase XerD — protein MTDLSEAHLEAFLEMMSAERGAAINTLQSYERDLRDALAFLRSSGARLNSATADDLKRYLSHLAGEGFKSSSQARRLSALRQFYKFLYAEGLRGDDPTGILDAPKKARALPKTLSIDDVTRLIGQAEAEAAAGGEDAFARLRMHALIELLYATGMRVSELVSLPASVLAQNGRFLVIRGKGNKERLVPLSQAAIRAMRTYGDALRRRAAEAESPWLFPSSGKSGHLPRQVFARDLKSLAARAGIRVAVISPHVLRHAFASHLLANGADLRAVQELLGHSDISTTQIYTHVLEERLHELVQNHHPLAKQAKKQD, from the coding sequence ATGACGGATCTTTCGGAAGCCCATCTCGAAGCTTTCCTGGAAATGATGAGCGCCGAGCGCGGTGCGGCGATCAACACGCTGCAATCCTACGAACGCGATCTCAGGGACGCGCTCGCCTTCCTGCGCTCGTCAGGGGCACGGCTCAACAGTGCGACGGCCGACGATCTGAAACGCTATCTCTCGCACCTGGCCGGCGAGGGCTTCAAATCGTCCTCGCAGGCGCGCCGGCTGTCGGCGCTCCGGCAATTCTACAAGTTCCTCTATGCGGAGGGGCTGCGCGGCGATGACCCGACCGGCATCCTGGATGCGCCCAAGAAGGCGCGTGCCCTGCCCAAAACGCTCAGCATAGACGACGTCACCCGACTGATCGGCCAAGCCGAGGCGGAAGCCGCCGCCGGCGGCGAGGACGCCTTCGCGCGGCTTCGCATGCACGCACTGATCGAGCTTCTCTATGCGACCGGCATGCGCGTCAGCGAGCTCGTCTCGCTGCCTGCGAGCGTGCTTGCGCAGAATGGCCGCTTCCTGGTGATCCGCGGCAAGGGCAACAAGGAACGGCTTGTGCCGCTGTCGCAGGCGGCGATCCGCGCTATGCGGACGTACGGCGACGCGCTGCGCAGGAGAGCGGCGGAAGCGGAGAGCCCCTGGCTGTTCCCCTCCTCCGGCAAATCCGGCCACCTGCCGCGCCAGGTCTTCGCCCGCGACCTCAAGAGTCTCGCCGCGCGCGCCGGTATCAGGGTCGCCGTGATCTCGCCGCACGTGCTGCGCCACGCCTTCGCCAGCCATCTGCTGGCCAATGGCGCCGACCTCCGCGCCGTGCAGGAGCTGCTCGGTCATTCGGACATTTCGACGACACAAATCTATACGCATGTGCTGGAAGAACGGCTGCACGAGCTGGTGCAAAACCACCACCCCCTTGCCAAACAGGCGAAAAAACAGGATTAG
- a CDS encoding acetyl-CoA carboxylase carboxyltransferase subunit alpha produces MHNYLDFEKPISDLEGKILELKKLAGEDESVNTSDEVARLEGRVRDAMMEIYSKLSPWQKTQVARHPSRPHFLDYAAELFTEFTPLAGDRNFANDDAIQAGLARFRGAPVAVIGQEKGNDTKSRIKHNFGSPRPEGYRKAVRVMEMADRFGLPLITLVDTAGAYPGVNAEERGQAEAIARSTEMCLNVKVPIVTVVIGEGGSGGAIAIATGNRVYMLEHSIYSVISPEGAASILWRDSTRAKEAASNMKITAEDLKSLGVIDGIIPEPVGGAHRDPQAVIGRTGTVIADALKELSGRNGDELRADRRQKYLNIGRNL; encoded by the coding sequence ATGCACAACTATCTCGACTTCGAAAAACCCATCTCTGATCTCGAGGGCAAGATCCTCGAATTGAAGAAGCTTGCCGGCGAAGACGAGAGCGTAAACACGTCCGACGAGGTCGCGCGCCTCGAAGGACGCGTCCGCGATGCGATGATGGAGATCTATTCCAAGCTGTCGCCCTGGCAGAAGACGCAGGTCGCGCGCCACCCGTCCCGGCCGCATTTCCTCGACTATGCCGCGGAGCTCTTCACCGAGTTCACGCCCCTTGCCGGCGACCGCAATTTCGCCAATGACGATGCCATCCAGGCGGGCCTGGCGCGGTTCCGCGGCGCACCGGTTGCGGTGATCGGCCAGGAAAAGGGCAACGACACCAAGTCGCGCATCAAGCACAATTTCGGCAGTCCACGCCCCGAGGGCTACCGCAAGGCGGTCCGCGTCATGGAAATGGCCGATCGGTTCGGCCTGCCGCTGATCACGCTGGTCGACACCGCCGGCGCCTATCCCGGCGTTAACGCCGAGGAGCGCGGCCAGGCCGAGGCGATCGCCCGCTCGACCGAAATGTGTCTCAACGTCAAGGTGCCGATCGTCACCGTCGTGATCGGCGAAGGCGGTTCCGGCGGCGCCATCGCCATCGCCACCGGCAATCGCGTCTATATGCTGGAGCATTCGATCTACAGCGTCATCTCGCCGGAAGGTGCGGCCTCGATCCTCTGGCGCGACTCGACGCGCGCCAAGGAAGCGGCCAGCAACATGAAGATCACTGCCGAGGACCTGAAGTCGCTCGGCGTCATCGACGGCATCATTCCCGAACCGGTCGGCGGCGCCCATCGCGATCCGCAGGCCGTGATCGGCCGCACCGGCACGGTCATTGCCGATGCGCTGAAGGAGCTGTCCGGGCGCAACGGCGACGAGCTTAGGGCGGATCGCCGGCAAAAATACCTGAATATCGGCCGGAATCTTTGA
- a CDS encoding L,D-transpeptidase family protein, with protein sequence MRFRNLVITTAIAAGLAGCTNETLDSVNLSSVKNKTEYQLSSKMVSKMSELGMQKTSPILLRIFKEEGTLEVWKANTSSRFQLLKSYKICAWSGKLGPKVKEGDRQAPEGFYPLYPHQMNPNSNYYLAINTGFPNAYDKANGRSGTHLMIHGACSSSGCYSMTDEQIIEIFALARDAFKGGQESVQLQAFPYRMTAENMARHRDNPNIEFWKMLKVGYDQFEVTKRPPQVNVCERKYVFNQQTDGSFNPSGQCPAMSTPPALQVAMANFEKDYQRDYQKSVKKFDGMVWYEPSEAERKAIVAEQRKGRELAYAPTGTSLDAGKLMKVSDLEKRLADQKEAEEAKQAALIQKEALEKATRAGKAVPVPQQSPIERPVQQAALQTAPAQKSFWNLFSKSEPAAPAIAQPSAAPAAAQQPAAAQEQPSTAPQQATAPAAANPQVATAPVAGGETAPAEQPPKKRPFWKIWGN encoded by the coding sequence ATGCGTTTCAGGAATCTTGTCATCACCACCGCCATCGCCGCCGGGCTCGCCGGCTGCACGAACGAAACGCTCGATTCGGTCAACCTCTCCTCCGTCAAGAACAAGACGGAATACCAGCTGTCCAGCAAGATGGTCAGCAAGATGAGCGAGCTGGGGATGCAGAAGACGTCCCCGATCCTCTTGCGCATATTCAAGGAAGAGGGAACGCTCGAGGTCTGGAAGGCGAATACGTCAAGCCGCTTCCAGCTTCTGAAGAGCTACAAGATCTGCGCCTGGTCGGGAAAGCTCGGCCCCAAGGTGAAGGAGGGCGACCGTCAGGCGCCGGAAGGCTTCTATCCGCTCTATCCGCACCAGATGAATCCCAATTCGAATTACTATCTGGCGATCAATACCGGCTTCCCGAACGCCTATGACAAGGCGAACGGCCGCAGCGGCACGCATCTGATGATCCACGGCGCCTGCTCGTCGTCGGGCTGCTATTCGATGACGGACGAGCAGATCATCGAGATCTTCGCCCTGGCACGCGACGCCTTCAAGGGCGGCCAGGAGAGCGTCCAGTTGCAGGCCTTCCCCTACCGGATGACCGCGGAAAACATGGCGCGCCACCGGGACAATCCGAATATCGAGTTCTGGAAGATGCTGAAGGTCGGCTACGACCAGTTCGAGGTGACCAAGCGTCCCCCGCAGGTCAATGTCTGCGAGAGGAAGTACGTCTTCAACCAACAGACCGACGGCAGCTTCAATCCATCCGGCCAGTGCCCGGCCATGTCGACGCCGCCGGCCCTGCAGGTCGCAATGGCGAACTTCGAGAAGGATTATCAGCGCGACTATCAGAAGTCGGTGAAGAAATTCGACGGCATGGTCTGGTACGAACCCAGCGAAGCGGAGCGCAAGGCGATCGTTGCCGAACAACGCAAGGGCCGCGAGTTGGCCTATGCGCCGACCGGCACGTCGCTCGACGCCGGCAAGCTGATGAAGGTGAGCGATCTCGAGAAGCGCCTCGCCGACCAGAAGGAGGCCGAAGAGGCCAAGCAGGCGGCACTGATCCAGAAGGAGGCGCTGGAGAAGGCGACGCGTGCCGGCAAGGCTGTGCCCGTGCCGCAGCAGAGCCCCATCGAACGCCCCGTCCAGCAGGCGGCGCTGCAGACGGCGCCTGCCCAGAAATCCTTCTGGAACCTGTTCTCGAAAAGCGAGCCGGCAGCGCCGGCAATCGCGCAGCCGAGCGCGGCCCCGGCGGCGGCTCAACAGCCCGCTGCGGCTCAGGAGCAACCCTCCACCGCTCCGCAGCAGGCGACTGCGCCGGCCGCGGCCAATCCGCAAGTGGCCACCGCCCCTGTAGCCGGCGGCGAGACGGCACCGGCGGAACAGCCGCCGAAGAAGCGCCCCTTCTGGAAGATCTGGGGCAATTGA
- a CDS encoding sulfurtransferase TusA family protein, which yields MPAEERIVYDLRGLKCPLPVLKTRKRMETIAPGALIEIETTDPLAVIDIPHFCNEDGHRLEQAASTAAGHRFLIRKKV from the coding sequence ATGCCGGCCGAGGAGCGGATCGTCTACGATTTGAGGGGGCTGAAATGCCCCCTTCCCGTTTTGAAGACGCGCAAACGCATGGAGACGATAGCGCCCGGCGCGCTCATTGAGATCGAAACGACCGACCCCCTGGCGGTGATCGACATTCCGCACTTCTGCAACGAGGACGGACACCGGCTCGAGCAGGCAGCGTCGACCGCAGCCGGCCATCGCTTTCTCATCCGCAAGAAAGTGTAG
- a CDS encoding methyltransferase family protein, with translation MNEANDSFRDNSGAMVRPPLAWILAVAVGFLSDGVFPLPFLPPAMPAFWLGAIVFLAGLALLIWAATTFRGAGTHIQTVEPTTTIVEEGPYRYSRNPIYIGMFLGLIGLAIGFDSLWLFILLVPFYFVIRHGVVAREEAYLERKFGDVYRTYRTRVRRWL, from the coding sequence ATGAACGAGGCGAATGACAGTTTCCGCGACAATTCCGGTGCGATGGTCCGGCCACCGCTTGCCTGGATCCTTGCGGTCGCGGTTGGGTTCCTGTCCGATGGCGTCTTCCCGCTGCCGTTCCTGCCGCCGGCCATGCCGGCCTTTTGGTTGGGTGCCATCGTGTTCCTCGCTGGCCTGGCACTGCTCATCTGGGCAGCGACGACCTTTCGGGGAGCGGGCACGCATATTCAGACTGTCGAGCCGACGACCACCATCGTCGAAGAGGGACCTTACCGCTACAGCCGCAACCCGATTTACATCGGCATGTTCCTCGGCCTGATCGGTCTCGCCATTGGCTTCGACAGCCTGTGGCTCTTCATCCTGCTGGTGCCGTTCTACTTCGTCATCCGTCACGGCGTCGTCGCCCGTGAGGAAGCCTATCTCGAGCGCAAGTTCGGCGACGTCTATCGCACCTACAGGACTCGCGTCCGCCGCTGGCTGTAG
- a CDS encoding M10 family metallopeptidase C-terminal domain-containing protein, with translation MATTYKRVASSKNAVTDGVIGGYAWTSKTLTFGFTKQDIDKNGIDDFAEGDWKDFYREMFADIAACINVTFRETTIANATLKQTLLDTGGGGFSGGPGPTEDTVTTAVGIDPKSVKSAADIIRLGTFSDVWLHEIAHSLGLKHTHDSIAGPTLPGVVDEDDKGTGLLNSSIYSVMGYTYAFWGEDNPFTQARDFGTTLNAQPGSLGAIDIAALQHMYGAKAHNTGNDLYRFSDNVDFNRGYTTLWDTGGNDTIAYTGTSRAKIDLRAATLKAEIGGGGWLSTSETLTGGFTIANGVVIENAKGGPAADILIGNAVGNVLDGGRGADQLHGLAGNDIYVVDNVGDRVSEAASAGTDLVKSSVSFALGANVENLLLTGNLAVNGTGNGLANRLTGNAAANVMSGAAGNDTLDGGQGADSLTGGTGNDTYVVDNKGDKVIEEANAGTDIVRSSISLALAANVENLVLTGSASIGGKGNALSNTITGNAAANTLDGGAGGDLLSGNAGKDQFAFSTALGASNVDHIRDFSAIDDTIVLSSKIFAALTPGTLPAGLFKDLTAAKVDASDRLLYDRDTGVLFYDADGSGAGKAVQFAHLDNKVAITSADFFIV, from the coding sequence ATGGCAACCACCTACAAGCGCGTCGCTTCTTCGAAGAACGCGGTCACCGACGGTGTGATCGGCGGCTATGCCTGGACGTCGAAAACCCTGACCTTCGGGTTCACCAAGCAGGACATCGACAAGAACGGCATAGACGATTTCGCGGAGGGAGACTGGAAGGACTTCTATCGCGAGATGTTCGCGGACATCGCGGCCTGCATCAACGTGACCTTTCGCGAGACGACCATCGCCAATGCGACGCTGAAGCAGACGCTGCTCGACACCGGCGGCGGCGGGTTCTCCGGCGGGCCGGGGCCGACCGAAGATACGGTGACGACCGCCGTCGGCATCGACCCGAAGAGCGTCAAGTCGGCGGCCGACATCATTCGTCTCGGCACCTTCTCGGACGTCTGGCTGCACGAGATCGCCCACAGCCTGGGTCTCAAGCACACGCACGACTCGATCGCCGGTCCAACCCTGCCCGGAGTCGTCGACGAAGACGACAAGGGCACGGGCCTGCTCAACTCGTCGATCTATTCCGTCATGGGCTACACCTATGCCTTCTGGGGCGAGGACAACCCCTTCACCCAGGCCAGGGATTTCGGAACAACGCTGAACGCGCAGCCGGGTTCGCTCGGCGCCATCGATATCGCCGCACTCCAGCACATGTACGGCGCCAAGGCCCACAACACCGGCAACGACCTCTATCGCTTCAGCGACAATGTCGATTTCAACCGGGGCTACACGACGCTATGGGACACCGGCGGCAATGACACCATTGCCTATACCGGCACCAGCCGGGCGAAGATCGATCTCCGTGCCGCGACGCTGAAAGCCGAGATCGGCGGAGGTGGTTGGCTTTCCACCTCCGAAACGCTGACCGGCGGGTTTACCATTGCCAACGGCGTGGTGATCGAAAACGCCAAGGGCGGTCCCGCCGCGGATATCCTGATCGGCAATGCAGTTGGCAACGTTCTCGATGGCGGGCGCGGAGCCGACCAGCTGCACGGACTTGCCGGCAACGACATCTATGTCGTCGACAATGTGGGCGACCGCGTCTCGGAAGCAGCTTCGGCCGGAACGGATCTGGTGAAGAGCAGCGTCTCCTTCGCGCTTGGCGCCAATGTCGAGAACCTTCTGCTGACGGGAAACCTCGCCGTCAACGGAACGGGGAACGGTCTCGCAAACAGGCTCACCGGCAATGCCGCCGCCAATGTCATGAGCGGCGCTGCCGGCAACGACACGCTTGATGGCGGACAGGGAGCGGACTCCCTGACCGGCGGTACCGGCAATGACACTTACGTCGTCGACAACAAGGGCGACAAGGTCATCGAAGAGGCGAACGCCGGGACCGACATCGTCAGAAGCAGCATTTCCCTGGCGCTTGCGGCCAACGTCGAAAATCTCGTCCTGACGGGCAGCGCAAGCATTGGCGGCAAGGGCAACGCGCTTTCGAACACAATCACCGGCAATGCCGCTGCCAACACGCTGGATGGCGGAGCCGGCGGTGATCTGCTCTCCGGGAATGCGGGCAAGGACCAGTTCGCCTTCAGCACGGCGCTCGGGGCCAGCAATGTCGATCATATCCGCGACTTCTCGGCCATCGACGACACGATCGTGCTATCAAGCAAGATCTTCGCGGCATTGACGCCCGGTACTCTGCCGGCGGGCCTCTTCAAGGACCTCACGGCCGCCAAGGTCGATGCGAGCGATCGGCTCCTCTACGACCGCGATACTGGCGTGCTCTTCTACGATGCCGATGGTTCTGGCGCGGGGAAAGCCGTGCAATTTGCGCATCTCGACAACAAGGTGGCCATCACCTCTGCCGACTTCTTCATCGTGTGA
- a CDS encoding CobW family GTP-binding protein, whose amino-acid sequence MNGPLPVVPVSILTGFLGAGKTTLLNRLLKDPQLADTAVIINEFGDVSIDHLLVEASSDGVIELSDGCLCCTVRGELVDTLADLMDRMQTGRIKPLKRVVIETTGLADPAPVLQSVLGNPVIAQNFRLDGVVTVVDAVNGARTIASHVEAMKQVAVADRLVISKTGLASKQQLDGLYDALTDLNSRAPIIDGDGQEAGRAELFACGLYDPSTKVADVGRWLQDEADGTHGHHHHHDHDDHGHHHHHDVNRHGSDIRSFSIVHDQPIEPMALEMFIDLLRSAHGEKLLRMKAIVAVADRPERPVVLHGVQTVFHAPERLAAWPDPADRRTRMVLITKGLEEAFVRDLFDAFTGKPRVDRPDAQALTDNPLAVPGMKF is encoded by the coding sequence ATGAACGGTCCCTTGCCGGTCGTGCCGGTGTCGATCCTCACCGGCTTCCTCGGTGCGGGCAAGACGACCCTTCTGAACCGCCTGCTGAAGGATCCGCAACTCGCCGACACGGCGGTCATCATCAACGAGTTCGGCGATGTCTCGATCGATCATCTGCTCGTCGAGGCGTCGAGCGACGGCGTGATCGAGCTTTCCGACGGGTGTTTGTGCTGCACCGTGCGCGGTGAGCTCGTCGATACGCTGGCCGATCTGATGGATCGCATGCAGACCGGGCGCATCAAGCCGCTGAAGCGCGTCGTCATCGAGACGACCGGGCTTGCCGATCCGGCGCCGGTGCTGCAATCAGTGCTCGGCAATCCGGTCATCGCGCAGAATTTTCGGCTCGACGGCGTGGTGACTGTCGTCGACGCGGTCAATGGCGCCCGGACGATCGCAAGTCACGTGGAAGCCATGAAGCAGGTCGCGGTTGCCGACCGGCTCGTGATCAGCAAGACCGGACTGGCAAGCAAGCAGCAGCTCGACGGGCTCTACGATGCCCTGACGGACCTCAATTCGCGCGCACCGATCATCGACGGCGACGGGCAAGAGGCGGGCCGCGCCGAGCTGTTCGCCTGCGGACTCTACGATCCATCGACCAAGGTTGCCGATGTCGGCCGCTGGCTGCAGGACGAGGCCGACGGGACTCACGGGCACCACCATCATCACGACCACGACGATCATGGGCACCATCACCACCATGACGTCAATCGCCACGGCTCGGACATTCGCTCGTTCAGCATCGTCCACGACCAGCCGATCGAGCCGATGGCGCTGGAGATGTTCATCGACCTCCTGCGCTCGGCGCATGGCGAGAAGCTGTTGCGCATGAAGGCGATCGTCGCGGTTGCCGACCGGCCGGAGCGGCCGGTGGTGCTGCACGGCGTCCAGACGGTCTTTCACGCGCCCGAACGGCTTGCCGCCTGGCCGGACCCGGCCGATCGCCGGACGCGGATGGTACTGATCACCAAGGGGCTCGAGGAGGCCTTCGTGCGAGACCTGTTCGACGCCTTCACCGGCAAGCCGCGCGTCGACCGCCCGGATGCGCAGGCGCTTACCGACAATCCGCTCGCCGTGCCCGGCATGAAGTTCTGA
- a CDS encoding D-alanyl-D-alanine carboxypeptidase family protein → MRNRAGAIGVLAGVCAALAAALPVSANPRLVVDVATLKVYEHQDIFQKWYPASLTKLMTAYTTFQAIKAGQLTLESPVVMTKNAASEPPSKMFYKPGQAMTLDSALKMMLVKSANDVAVAIAETVSGSEQAFIDRMNAEARRIGMTSSHFINANGLPGQGQYTTARDLAVLAITLKREFPQYASYFSLEGFTTGKKDYANYNMLIGRFEGADGMKTGFICASGFNQVSSATRAGRSVVSVVLGEDSLGARADESARLLQMALTTSAAEKPSLTAIAPYGESREVVADVSKEICSKQAAKVRSEGRDEAGRQKLLSPYIHEIDRPLKLAFAGLIPGSGDKTAKAGSDVAGQGDVANVPVPVPRPSF, encoded by the coding sequence ATGCGCAACAGGGCAGGCGCGATCGGCGTTCTTGCCGGTGTTTGTGCGGCATTGGCGGCGGCGCTTCCGGTGTCGGCCAATCCGCGGCTCGTCGTCGATGTCGCAACCCTGAAAGTCTACGAGCACCAGGACATCTTCCAGAAATGGTATCCGGCGTCGCTGACCAAGCTGATGACGGCCTATACGACGTTTCAGGCGATCAAGGCCGGCCAGCTGACACTGGAAAGCCCCGTCGTCATGACGAAGAACGCCGCGTCCGAGCCACCGAGCAAGATGTTCTACAAGCCCGGCCAGGCGATGACGCTCGACAGCGCGCTGAAGATGATGCTCGTCAAATCGGCAAACGACGTTGCCGTGGCGATTGCGGAAACGGTCAGCGGGTCTGAGCAGGCGTTCATCGACCGGATGAATGCGGAAGCGCGGCGGATCGGCATGACCTCGTCGCATTTCATCAATGCCAACGGTCTGCCTGGCCAGGGCCAGTACACGACGGCGCGCGACCTCGCCGTGCTGGCGATCACGCTGAAGCGCGAATTCCCCCAATACGCCTCCTATTTTTCGCTGGAAGGCTTCACCACCGGCAAGAAGGACTACGCCAACTACAACATGCTGATCGGCCGCTTCGAAGGTGCCGATGGTATGAAGACCGGCTTCATCTGCGCGTCGGGCTTCAATCAGGTGTCTTCGGCGACGCGGGCCGGCCGCAGCGTCGTATCGGTGGTGCTCGGCGAGGACAGTCTCGGCGCTCGCGCCGACGAGTCGGCCCGGCTCCTCCAGATGGCGCTGACGACCAGTGCCGCGGAAAAGCCGTCGCTCACCGCCATCGCCCCCTATGGCGAGAGCCGCGAAGTGGTTGCCGACGTCAGCAAGGAGATCTGCTCCAAGCAGGCCGCCAAGGTCCGCAGCGAAGGACGCGACGAGGCCGGCCGGCAAAAGCTGCTTTCGCCCTATATCCACGAGATCGACCGTCCGCTGAAGCTCGCCTTCGCCGGACTTATTCCGGGCAGCGGCGACAAGACGGCCAAGGCGGGCAGCGATGTCGCCGGACAGGGTGACGTCGCCAACGTCCCGGTCCCGGTCCCGCGCCCCAGCTTCTGA
- a CDS encoding M20 aminoacylase family protein, with translation MPILNRAAELQNEVTEWRRHLHMNPELLFAVENTAAFVEKKLREFGVDEIVTGLGRTGVVGLIRGNLGAGRTIGLRADMDALPITETSGKAWSSTTPGKMHACGHDGHTAMLLGAAKYLAETRNFSGNVAVIFQPAEEGGGGGNEMVKDGMMERFAIEEVYGMHNMPGMPVGHFGSRVGPIMASTDEFTITVKGRGGHAAQPHKTIDPIAIGAQIVNALQTIASRTVDPLASIVVSVTKFNAGFAHNVIPEQAVLAGTVRALTPQVRDTGEARIRQIAESIAGAYGATVDVWYGRNYPVTVNHATETGHALAVAATVAGEGNVNAALDPMMGGEDFSYMLLARPGAFVFIGNGESAGLHHPAYDFNDDVIPHGISYWVKLTETRLAA, from the coding sequence ATGCCGATATTGAACCGTGCAGCCGAACTCCAGAACGAAGTGACCGAATGGCGGCGCCACCTGCACATGAACCCGGAGCTCCTGTTCGCGGTGGAAAATACGGCAGCCTTCGTCGAAAAGAAACTGAGGGAATTCGGCGTTGACGAGATCGTGACCGGCCTCGGCCGAACCGGCGTCGTCGGTCTCATCCGCGGCAATCTCGGCGCGGGGCGCACCATCGGCCTCAGGGCCGACATGGACGCACTGCCGATTACCGAGACGAGCGGCAAGGCCTGGTCCTCGACCACGCCCGGCAAGATGCACGCCTGCGGCCATGACGGCCATACGGCGATGCTGCTCGGTGCGGCGAAATATCTCGCCGAGACGCGCAATTTTTCCGGCAACGTCGCCGTCATCTTCCAGCCGGCCGAGGAAGGCGGCGGCGGCGGCAACGAAATGGTCAAGGACGGCATGATGGAGCGCTTCGCTATCGAGGAAGTCTACGGCATGCACAACATGCCCGGCATGCCGGTCGGCCATTTCGGCAGCCGCGTCGGCCCGATCATGGCCTCGACCGACGAGTTCACCATCACCGTGAAAGGTCGCGGCGGCCACGCCGCACAGCCGCACAAGACCATCGACCCGATTGCCATCGGCGCGCAGATCGTCAACGCGCTGCAGACGATCGCCTCGCGCACCGTCGACCCGCTCGCCTCGATCGTCGTCTCCGTCACCAAGTTCAATGCCGGCTTCGCCCACAACGTCATTCCGGAGCAGGCGGTTCTGGCCGGCACGGTGCGTGCCCTCACCCCGCAGGTGCGCGACACCGGCGAGGCACGGATTCGCCAGATCGCCGAGAGCATTGCCGGCGCCTATGGCGCGACTGTCGACGTCTGGTACGGCCGTAACTATCCGGTGACCGTCAACCATGCGACAGAGACCGGCCATGCCCTTGCCGTCGCCGCGACGGTCGCGGGCGAAGGCAATGTCAATGCCGCGCTCGACCCGATGATGGGTGGCGAGGACTTTTCCTACATGCTGCTTGCCCGGCCGGGCGCCTTCGTCTTCATCGGAAACGGCGAGTCCGCCGGGCTCCACCACCCCGCCTACGACTTCAACGACGATGTGATCCCGCACGGGATTTCCTATTGGGTGAAACTCACAGAAACGCGGCTTGCCGCCTGA
- a CDS encoding Lrp/AsnC ligand binding domain-containing protein, whose product MHQIDKTDRRILNILQADGRITNLELADRVGLSPTATSERLRRLLKEGYVSGFGARLDPHKLGFGLLVFIEVMLDKTTPEVFDQFAAAIRQAPAVLECHMVAGGFDYLVKTRFEDMAAYRNFLGQVLWTLPGVKETRTYAVMEEIKNDGPLPLV is encoded by the coding sequence ATGCATCAGATCGACAAGACCGATCGCCGGATCCTCAACATCCTGCAGGCGGACGGGCGGATCACCAATCTCGAACTGGCGGACCGTGTCGGCCTCTCGCCGACGGCGACCAGCGAGCGGCTGCGGCGGCTCCTGAAGGAAGGCTACGTCTCCGGCTTCGGGGCGCGCCTCGATCCGCACAAGCTCGGCTTCGGGCTATTGGTTTTCATCGAAGTGATGCTCGACAAGACGACGCCGGAAGTCTTCGACCAGTTCGCCGCCGCCATCAGACAGGCGCCGGCCGTGCTCGAATGTCACATGGTCGCCGGCGGCTTCGACTACCTCGTCAAGACCCGCTTCGAGGACATGGCCGCCTACCGCAATTTCCTCGGCCAGGTGCTGTGGACGCTGCCGGGCGTCAAGGAAACCCGTACCTATGCGGTGATGGAGGAAATCAAGAACGACGGGCCGCTGCCGCTCGTCTAG